A genomic window from Flavobacterium lindanitolerans includes:
- a CDS encoding XRE family transcriptional regulator — protein MSILSENLRYLRAQRGLSQQRVADDLILTRARYSKYEEAAAEPPLEVLLRISRYFQISIDLILSLDVRKVPTGDLLKLENNRLLLPIKVDGGGENYIEVVTQKVKAGYLEGYADPEYIEGLEHISLPFLRHGKFRAFPISGDSMPPHRDGSLIVGQYLESLNEITESKSYILLTRNEGIVYKRIKRDGEGRLVLYSDNDFYKPYPINPEDIIEVWSYAASITTHEFEPEDLSPQKIREMFEQIRNEIIEIRKK, from the coding sequence ATGTCGATACTATCAGAAAACCTACGCTATTTGCGCGCGCAGCGGGGATTATCTCAGCAGCGTGTCGCTGACGATCTTATCCTTACGCGGGCCAGATATTCCAAGTACGAGGAGGCTGCGGCCGAGCCGCCGCTTGAAGTGCTGTTGCGGATATCGCGCTATTTCCAGATCAGCATCGACCTTATATTGTCCTTGGACGTGCGGAAGGTCCCGACAGGCGATCTACTGAAACTTGAAAATAACAGGTTGCTTCTTCCTATCAAGGTCGATGGCGGGGGCGAGAACTATATCGAAGTGGTCACGCAAAAAGTCAAGGCAGGCTACCTTGAAGGCTATGCCGATCCCGAATATATAGAAGGCTTAGAACATATCTCACTACCGTTTTTGAGACATGGAAAGTTCAGGGCATTTCCAATAAGCGGAGATTCGATGCCGCCACATAGAGATGGTTCTCTCATTGTGGGGCAGTATTTGGAGAGCTTGAATGAGATAACAGAAAGCAAGTCATATATACTGCTGACCCGAAATGAGGGTATTGTTTATAAGAGAATAAAAAGGGACGGGGAAGGGAGGTTGGTACTCTATTCAGATAATGACTTTTATAAGCCTTATCCTATAAACCCCGAGGATATCATCGAGGTCTGGAGCTACGCCGCAAGCATCACTACCCATGAATTTGAGCCTGAGGACTTAAGCCCACAAAAAATCAGAGAAATGTTTGAGCAAATAAGGAATGAGATTATCGAGATCAGAAAAAAATAA
- a CDS encoding Imm26 family immunity protein — protein MNLKEGDIFEFQVNEKNTGYGQIVSKFKKNAISVIIFKGLYKSRPDIKDLIEDDILLFANTFDAKLHHKHWIIIGNEKSNLKDIKLPYYKVGTGPVYIEDFFEKQIRKATRAEEDYLSYRSYVAPVRLETVFQAHYKLTDWNPVFDDLLYTNVVQITNLIEEL, from the coding sequence ATGAATTTAAAGGAAGGAGATATATTCGAGTTTCAGGTAAACGAAAAGAATACAGGATATGGGCAGATAGTAAGTAAATTTAAAAAGAACGCTATTTCTGTAATTATCTTCAAGGGACTATATAAATCACGCCCCGACATAAAAGACCTAATAGAGGATGATATATTATTGTTCGCCAATACCTTCGATGCTAAGCTACATCATAAACACTGGATTATTATCGGCAACGAGAAGTCGAATCTCAAGGACATAAAATTGCCATATTACAAAGTTGGAACTGGTCCGGTTTACATCGAAGATTTTTTTGAGAAACAAATCAGAAAAGCTACTAGAGCTGAAGAGGACTATCTTTCCTATCGTAGTTACGTAGCACCTGTAAGACTGGAAACGGTTTTTCAAGCACATTACAAGCTTACAGACTGGAACCCGGTTTTCGATGACCTGCTATATACTAATGTGGTTCAGATTACCAATCTGATAGAAGAATTATGA
- a CDS encoding DUF6443 domain-containing protein, whose protein sequence is MKNIYKIFLLIPYILSAQSHDQNYVKAKTYKVESSVSLPDNDPEQVKVDITYYDGLGRPIQKIAHKQSGSGKDLGIHMTYDILGREDRQYLPYEKGSQDMLFDVDAEVNTLNYPLYTGNSNPYTKIFFDKSPLDRVLKQAAPGAPWAGNENNDNDRTLKYVYDVNSTDDKVQDFYVDAGILASRGYCPAGKLYKTITKDENWTSGKRNTAEEFKDGLDRVLLKRTYKSETSILDTYYVYNTSGDLAFVIPPAASETVATTSSSQLPYSYYQRVGLGNILLSYNGGGDGGISINNNSITVSFAGSFSATQIDVSKSITINASQPIPDMTIGTLIAGFARYTVYVQNNQLKFIDNYPNAGNFTTLNHSVSAPLDTSAFGSGETVYTTVINQNIVSDLCYQYKYDAKFRLVEKKVPGRQWEYIVYDKLDRAIAMGPTASPFSDLSSVGWHITKFDAFDRQILTGWMPIGTEINSTTRQNLQMQLNAETTYFNESRSASDSNINGIPVRYTNQAFPTSGYHILSINYYDDYSYGGFPIDFGSVEGQEVYFNLVRKPNGLTTGTWSRALQSSSNYTGELLYILYDYKEREIRKYITNYLGGYTKTDSRFDFSGKPIHTLTAHSRLGAKGEIKIYDKYKYTAQGRLLLHTHEILGQNPEQLLSLNAYDELGQLISKKVGGTDLDGNWPLQKIDFSYNIRGWLTEINSINNFEDEIIANKDLFAFKLNYWEVGDSPDSNLPPLFNGNISQSSWISRSDYKKRDYAYYYDPLNRLRSAFYFKNGRASNSYNEFMDYDKNGNIMHINRFGDLDYDSFSIEIDALDYAYDTHGRLKSVKDNTNHPAGFRDGADMEEEYLYDNRGNIIKDENKGILSISYNHMDLPLEINFRAGGKINYLYNASGEKLKKTVTEGTVVTETEYLSGFQYSSGILDFFQTTEGYVQAIKTRFAYVFNYTDHLGNVRLSYGMDDKEGKLVILEENHYYPFGAKHEKYNSDRYEYVLNEFGVQYPLGISPLPPGYRKAYQFKYNEKEFQDEIGLNLYDYGARNYDPAIGRWTTIDPLAEISDDETPFQYAHNNPIAYLDPTGLTGQTWATKYIDTKGNLILETDDGSEDIITVPDSELKKFKSLVRYTAPVLYNSQEWNDHFKSEFLGIETVNKLHSLLDAFTTQWSRQNAIDYLQNPTMKNALAMSYSEALSQWTDPQRVLGAAGVLAFRPRINAEGVVYLRTDLTGKIKPYVGQAKNEARYLARQAEHARAHPNADFEFKIIDRGNTKGNFPTSLDVKEQKALEKLGGPTNKSNPTGGASNKKNVIKQKN, encoded by the coding sequence ATGAAAAACATATATAAGATATTTCTCCTGATACCCTATATATTATCAGCACAGAGTCATGACCAAAACTATGTGAAAGCGAAAACCTATAAGGTTGAATCCTCCGTTTCACTACCAGATAATGATCCTGAACAAGTAAAAGTTGATATCACATACTATGACGGTCTGGGGCGTCCTATACAGAAAATAGCCCATAAGCAGTCTGGTTCTGGAAAGGACCTTGGCATTCATATGACCTACGATATTCTAGGAAGAGAAGATCGACAATACCTTCCGTACGAAAAAGGTAGCCAAGACATGTTATTTGACGTTGATGCGGAAGTAAATACTCTCAACTATCCACTATATACAGGGAATTCTAACCCCTATACCAAGATTTTCTTTGACAAAAGTCCACTGGATAGAGTACTCAAACAAGCTGCTCCCGGCGCGCCTTGGGCCGGTAACGAAAATAATGACAACGATAGGACACTAAAGTATGTGTATGACGTAAATTCCACTGACGACAAAGTACAGGATTTCTATGTAGATGCTGGTATATTAGCCTCAAGGGGTTACTGTCCAGCAGGAAAACTCTATAAGACAATCACCAAGGACGAAAACTGGACATCGGGAAAACGCAACACTGCCGAAGAATTCAAGGATGGTTTAGATAGGGTGCTATTAAAAAGAACTTACAAAAGTGAAACATCCATCCTGGATACCTACTACGTGTACAATACAAGTGGAGACCTTGCCTTTGTTATCCCGCCAGCAGCTTCGGAGACAGTAGCTACAACATCATCATCTCAACTTCCATACAGTTATTACCAACGCGTCGGTCTCGGAAACATCTTGTTAAGCTATAACGGTGGTGGCGACGGCGGTATTAGCATTAATAATAATTCAATAACAGTAAGTTTTGCAGGTAGTTTTTCCGCTACACAAATAGATGTTTCAAAGAGTATTACAATAAATGCGAGCCAACCAATTCCCGATATGACCATTGGAACGCTAATTGCCGGTTTTGCAAGATATACAGTATACGTACAGAATAACCAATTAAAATTTATTGACAACTACCCAAATGCAGGAAATTTTACCACTCTGAACCATTCTGTTTCGGCCCCCTTGGATACGTCTGCTTTTGGTAGCGGTGAAACTGTTTATACCACAGTCATAAATCAAAACATAGTTTCAGATCTGTGTTACCAATACAAATATGATGCGAAATTTAGACTCGTAGAAAAAAAAGTACCTGGTAGGCAATGGGAATATATAGTATATGACAAACTTGATAGAGCTATCGCCATGGGCCCCACGGCATCTCCCTTTAGTGATTTAAGCTCCGTGGGATGGCATATTACAAAGTTTGATGCTTTTGACAGACAGATACTCACAGGATGGATGCCTATTGGAACCGAAATTAATAGCACAACACGACAGAACCTACAGATGCAACTGAATGCAGAAACTACATATTTTAATGAAAGTAGGTCTGCTTCAGACTCAAATATAAATGGTATTCCAGTACGGTATACTAATCAGGCTTTCCCAACTTCAGGCTACCATATACTATCAATCAACTACTATGACGATTATTCTTATGGTGGTTTTCCTATCGATTTTGGGTCCGTCGAAGGACAGGAAGTTTATTTCAATCTCGTAAGAAAACCAAATGGCCTCACAACAGGAACATGGAGTCGTGCGTTACAGAGTTCCAGTAATTATACAGGAGAGCTTTTATATATTCTCTATGATTATAAGGAAAGGGAGATCAGAAAGTATATTACCAACTATTTAGGGGGCTATACTAAGACTGACAGCAGATTTGATTTTTCGGGAAAGCCTATACATACATTGACAGCTCACAGCAGATTAGGTGCAAAAGGAGAAATTAAGATATACGACAAGTATAAATACACTGCCCAAGGCAGATTATTATTGCATACTCATGAGATTCTAGGGCAGAATCCAGAGCAGTTGCTTAGTCTAAATGCCTATGACGAACTTGGACAACTAATCTCCAAAAAAGTAGGTGGTACGGACCTTGATGGAAACTGGCCATTACAGAAAATTGACTTCTCCTATAATATTCGTGGTTGGCTGACGGAGATAAATTCGATAAATAATTTCGAGGACGAGATAATCGCAAACAAAGACCTTTTTGCCTTTAAACTTAATTATTGGGAGGTTGGCGATAGTCCTGATAGTAACCTTCCACCGCTTTTCAATGGCAATATATCGCAATCTTCTTGGATATCAAGAAGTGATTACAAGAAAAGAGATTACGCATACTATTATGATCCGTTAAACAGACTCAGAAGTGCATTCTACTTTAAAAATGGTAGGGCATCGAATTCATACAATGAATTTATGGACTACGACAAAAATGGAAACATAATGCATATAAACCGTTTCGGCGACTTAGATTACGATAGTTTTTCCATTGAGATAGATGCACTGGACTACGCCTATGATACGCACGGAAGGCTTAAAAGCGTAAAAGACAATACAAACCATCCTGCAGGTTTCAGGGATGGTGCAGATATGGAGGAAGAATATCTTTACGATAATAGAGGAAATATAATCAAGGATGAAAATAAAGGCATTTTGTCTATCTCCTATAACCATATGGATCTACCCCTGGAAATTAATTTTAGGGCTGGAGGAAAAATAAACTACCTTTACAACGCATCTGGTGAAAAGCTTAAAAAAACAGTAACCGAGGGTACGGTCGTTACAGAGACTGAATACCTTTCCGGATTCCAATATAGTTCTGGAATACTTGACTTTTTTCAAACCACCGAGGGGTATGTACAAGCCATAAAAACCCGCTTTGCGTATGTGTTCAATTACACTGACCATTTGGGCAACGTTAGATTGAGCTACGGAATGGATGACAAGGAAGGCAAGTTAGTGATCTTGGAAGAGAATCATTATTATCCTTTCGGAGCCAAACATGAAAAATATAATTCTGACCGATATGAGTATGTTTTAAATGAATTTGGAGTTCAATACCCATTGGGAATTTCTCCATTGCCTCCTGGTTACAGGAAGGCATACCAGTTTAAATACAATGAGAAAGAGTTTCAGGATGAAATAGGCCTCAATCTTTATGATTATGGAGCTAGGAATTATGACCCTGCCATCGGAAGATGGACAACCATAGACCCGCTAGCGGAAATTTCTGATGACGAAACACCTTTTCAATATGCTCATAACAACCCAATAGCTTATTTAGATCCGACAGGGCTAACAGGGCAGACTTGGGCAACAAAGTACATTGACACCAAAGGCAATTTGATATTGGAAACTGATGATGGTAGCGAGGATATTATTACGGTTCCCGATTCAGAGCTTAAAAAATTCAAGTCGTTAGTAAGATATACAGCACCGGTTCTTTATAATTCCCAAGAGTGGAACGATCATTTCAAGTCTGAGTTTTTAGGCATAGAGACAGTAAATAAGCTGCATTCTCTGCTTGATGCCTTTACAACGCAGTGGTCAAGGCAAAATGCGATTGACTACTTACAAAACCCAACCATGAAGAATGCGTTGGCGATGTCATATTCTGAAGCATTGAGCCAATGGACAGATCCACAGAGAGTGCTTGGAGCTGCTGGAGTACTAGCCTTCAGACCTAGGATTAACGCAGAAGGAGTAGTATATTTAAGGACTGATTTGACAGGAAAGATAAAACCGTATGTCGGACAGGCAAAAAATGAGGCACGCTATCTTGCTCGTCAGGCTGAGCATGCAAGAGCCCATCCGAATGCAGATTTTGAATTTAAGATAATTGATAGAGGCAATACAAAAGGTAATTTTCCGACATCGCTGGATGTGAAGGAACAGAAAGCGCTTGAAAAGTTGGGTGGTCCAACGAACAAATCAAATCCGACGGGGGGTGCATCAAATAAGAAAAATGTAATTAAACAAAAAAATTAA
- a CDS encoding RHS repeat protein: protein MRQDNTSTRTDDITPDFLQSSGNSYTNTWSLIKIITTKNKEILFEYTDYGITKTGSYNQKLRRISQVSPWNFYAGQGRRYGNLSTSSFQGGDLTSYPLTSSIMSERMIYVTGIFTPNETISFEYSDRLDRINDKKLDKVVIKNLKNIILKDFRFSYDYFIATENGNVFMTPTPNNPNYNPVHNSYRLKLTSLQEIGSSPYLFSYEQTNLPRKTSTAVDFWGFYNGRTTNTSLAPNPTAVGYPAFGDNGNDKSAYLNFAKASVLKTIQYPTGGKVEYDYELNEYQRAVFETAIPNAGNIVGDFVRGNGLRVRSIILSDNNIVQRKTNYTYSGGISIVPFEILKHYTATTYSFVPGGGPFTNDTYQGSNFVVDEFNNTNYQRPALLGSYNAIGYSTVTMSHESQEGNGRTVFSFANNRDERSLQQHDYKIDIEMPSLMDINSIENGKLLGKEIYTAGSQSPLVRTEYTYTTKKSNIYYGNTIVGFRNLFGFDCAGGGCVPYYKPQHLVGYYAIYAKQSLLSSEKTTEYFPSGSRWTTASYGYNNYNLPTSLEIRDQFGTLISLQNTVYYNTPTSTSRNWLTLPLVKSVTKNGQMNQQVYSYQESMGMILPTSVEVRPSGSTAPEHRKKVIYDRYDDKGNLAEFHIENGLRSCVIWGYGGTLPIAKIDKVEYSQIAPLISNLQNISDTGTETMLAAALDNLRSSLPSAMVTSYTHIQGIGLSSITDAKGNTAYYKYDDAGRLISVRDEREKLLAEYEYHFRP, encoded by the coding sequence ATGCGTCAGGACAACACCTCAACACGTACAGACGATATCACACCTGATTTCCTTCAGTCGAGCGGAAACAGCTACACCAATACATGGAGTCTAATAAAGATCATTACGACTAAAAACAAGGAAATCCTATTTGAATATACAGATTACGGAATTACAAAGACAGGTTCGTATAATCAAAAATTGCGTAGGATATCCCAAGTAAGTCCATGGAACTTTTATGCGGGACAGGGGCGCCGCTACGGGAATCTTAGCACCTCTTCATTTCAGGGCGGAGATTTGACATCATATCCATTGACAAGCAGTATCATGAGCGAACGAATGATATATGTAACCGGAATTTTTACTCCAAACGAAACCATATCATTTGAATATTCCGATCGCTTGGACAGGATAAATGACAAGAAATTAGATAAAGTTGTCATAAAAAATTTAAAGAATATAATACTCAAAGATTTTCGGTTCTCCTATGATTATTTTATTGCAACCGAGAATGGAAATGTCTTTATGACACCAACTCCAAACAATCCGAACTACAACCCAGTCCATAATTCATATAGATTAAAATTAACTTCTTTACAGGAAATCGGCAGCAGCCCATATCTTTTTAGCTATGAGCAGACCAACCTTCCTAGAAAGACATCTACGGCAGTAGACTTTTGGGGCTTCTACAATGGAAGGACGACAAACACCTCACTTGCACCTAATCCAACAGCTGTCGGCTATCCCGCTTTCGGTGACAATGGTAACGATAAATCAGCGTACCTAAATTTCGCTAAAGCATCTGTACTGAAAACAATACAATACCCAACTGGAGGAAAGGTCGAATATGATTACGAACTGAATGAATACCAACGGGCGGTGTTTGAGACTGCCATCCCGAATGCCGGAAATATTGTCGGCGATTTCGTACGGGGCAACGGATTAAGAGTGCGCAGCATCATCCTCTCCGATAATAATATAGTGCAACGCAAAACAAATTATACATATTCAGGAGGTATATCAATAGTTCCATTTGAAATACTAAAACACTATACCGCTACCACCTATTCTTTTGTGCCAGGTGGTGGCCCCTTCACTAATGATACCTACCAAGGCTCTAACTTCGTGGTTGACGAATTCAACAATACCAATTACCAGCGTCCGGCCCTTCTTGGCTCCTATAACGCCATAGGATATTCTACTGTAACGATGTCGCATGAATCACAGGAGGGAAATGGCAGAACGGTGTTTAGCTTCGCCAATAACAGGGACGAGAGGTCTCTCCAACAACATGACTACAAAATCGACATCGAAATGCCTTCCTTAATGGACATAAACTCTATAGAAAACGGCAAGTTATTGGGTAAGGAAATCTATACAGCTGGATCTCAATCACCTCTTGTAAGAACAGAATACACTTATACGACAAAAAAATCAAATATCTACTATGGCAATACGATTGTTGGTTTTAGAAATCTCTTTGGATTTGACTGTGCTGGTGGCGGATGCGTTCCATATTATAAGCCGCAGCATCTGGTCGGCTATTATGCCATTTACGCGAAGCAGAGCCTTCTTTCTTCCGAAAAAACTACGGAGTATTTCCCATCTGGATCTAGATGGACGACCGCAAGCTATGGTTATAATAATTATAATCTGCCAACATCACTTGAAATAAGGGATCAATTTGGGACTCTGATAAGTCTTCAGAATACAGTTTATTATAACACTCCAACAAGTACCTCAAGAAACTGGCTGACTTTACCACTTGTTAAGTCCGTTACAAAAAATGGGCAAATGAATCAGCAAGTTTACAGCTATCAGGAATCAATGGGCATGATACTACCAACGTCTGTGGAGGTAAGGCCCAGCGGAAGTACGGCTCCTGAACATAGGAAAAAGGTGATTTATGACAGGTATGATGATAAGGGGAATTTAGCAGAATTCCATATCGAAAATGGATTGAGGTCATGTGTGATCTGGGGATATGGCGGCACATTACCAATCGCAAAAATAGACAAAGTGGAATATAGCCAAATAGCGCCACTTATATCAAATTTACAGAACATCTCAGATACTGGAACGGAGACGATGCTCGCCGCTGCTTTGGACAATCTAAGAAGCTCTCTTCCATCGGCCATGGTTACCAGTTATACTCATATACAAGGAATCGGCTTAAGTAGTATCACGGATGCCAAAGGGAATACAGCATATTATAAATATGACGACGCAGGCCGATTGATTTCCGTTAGGGATGAAAGAGAAAAATTATTGGCCGAATATGAATACCATTTTAGACCTTAA
- a CDS encoding T9SS type A sorting domain-containing protein, whose protein sequence is MQTKILFVLIVALLCTPVQAQDILWEKSYGGKHSDYLFDAQPTPDYGFILAGSSLSNKSGNKTDDGNGDLDYFIWKMDEKGDLDWQKSFGGSGADMLQSIRLTRDGGFILAGTSDSEKDLHKKDSCRGLEDFWILKLNAKGAEQWQCTIGGSGQELLQCIVPTIDGGYVIGGSSSSGKSSTLKNGVEDLFGKTDKCLGNLDYFIVKLDSDGKIEWQKTYGGQYSDELRSVLQTSDGGYLLGGSSNSPESGNKREKNYGESDYWVIKLDSSGTLEWQKTFGGNADDQLQSVQQTIDGNYILAGYSNSSMGGNKTSVHGKGTDFWLVKIDTAGAILWQKSYDNGATDILTSIEENADGSLLLAGHSKSEVTVIKKKDREGINDFFVIKTDELGQEQWTKNVGSANEDILRKAFQTRDGGYLLAGTSSGGASRDRSSIQGRNDFWVVKLKDRKKKEEKRKSLEAFPNPTLHYSNVVLGYDFEKGTATVYDISGRQLQHFELTAGRTIPVDLGGVPEGIYIVEIRTNIQSDSVKIAKTVNKNN, encoded by the coding sequence ATGCAAACAAAAATTTTGTTCGTGCTAATTGTGGCACTGCTCTGCACGCCCGTGCAGGCACAGGATATCCTCTGGGAAAAATCTTATGGAGGAAAACACTCGGATTATCTCTTCGACGCGCAACCCACCCCTGATTATGGATTTATCCTAGCCGGAAGCTCATTATCGAACAAGAGTGGCAACAAGACAGACGACGGCAATGGTGACTTGGACTATTTCATTTGGAAAATGGACGAGAAAGGCGATTTGGATTGGCAGAAAAGCTTCGGTGGATCGGGAGCCGATATGCTACAGAGTATCAGGCTTACCCGCGATGGCGGATTCATACTTGCTGGAACTTCCGACTCAGAGAAAGATCTTCATAAGAAAGACTCTTGCCGCGGTTTGGAAGACTTTTGGATCCTTAAGCTGAATGCCAAAGGCGCAGAACAGTGGCAATGTACAATTGGAGGTTCTGGGCAGGAACTCCTGCAGTGTATCGTACCGACAATAGACGGCGGATACGTTATCGGTGGTTCTTCAAGTTCCGGAAAAAGTAGCACGCTAAAAAATGGAGTCGAAGATCTCTTCGGAAAGACAGACAAGTGTTTGGGGAACCTCGACTACTTTATCGTAAAGCTCGATAGCGACGGAAAAATCGAATGGCAGAAAACTTACGGCGGGCAATATTCAGATGAACTGCGAAGCGTCCTGCAAACCAGTGATGGAGGTTATCTTCTCGGTGGATCTTCCAACTCGCCGGAATCTGGAAATAAGAGGGAAAAAAACTACGGAGAATCCGATTACTGGGTAATTAAATTAGATAGTTCTGGAACTCTTGAGTGGCAGAAAACATTTGGTGGCAACGCAGATGATCAGCTACAGTCAGTTCAGCAAACAATAGATGGCAATTATATTTTAGCCGGATATTCAAATTCTTCCATGGGAGGCAATAAAACCAGCGTGCATGGTAAGGGCACAGATTTCTGGCTGGTAAAGATTGATACTGCCGGAGCAATACTATGGCAAAAATCATACGACAACGGTGCTACTGATATCCTGACATCTATTGAAGAAAATGCCGATGGGTCACTTCTACTGGCTGGTCACAGCAAAAGCGAAGTGACGGTAATTAAGAAAAAAGATCGTGAGGGTATAAATGATTTCTTTGTCATCAAGACTGACGAGTTAGGCCAAGAACAGTGGACAAAAAATGTAGGAAGTGCAAATGAGGACATTCTTCGAAAGGCCTTTCAAACAAGGGATGGTGGTTATCTACTCGCAGGGACTTCGAGTGGCGGTGCGTCACGTGACAGGAGTTCCATACAGGGAAGAAATGATTTTTGGGTTGTTAAGTTAAAAGACAGGAAAAAGAAAGAAGAGAAAAGGAAATCACTGGAGGCATTCCCCAATCCAACCTTACATTATTCAAATGTGGTACTTGGCTATGATTTTGAAAAAGGTACAGCCACAGTATACGATATCTCTGGCAGACAGCTCCAACATTTCGAACTTACTGCAGGTCGTACCATTCCAGTTGATCTAGGGGGCGTCCCCGAAGGTATCTACATTGTAGAAATCCGGACCAATATACAGTCAGATTCTGTAAAGATTGCAAAGACAGTGAATAAGAACAATTAA
- a CDS encoding DUF4258 domain-containing protein: MKFSQRLAYYLGGLLLGTIIVVYFLQAKAESRNVSFCYLPNCRVLQDLRKKPLHYSAESEATLKENWVTLQDVKNCMQYGDVDFSKSNEPFKGGKIYFIKGKNTKGEPITVSMVNYSDKVLLNEIKKD, translated from the coding sequence ATGAAATTTTCACAACGCCTCGCCTATTATCTGGGAGGATTATTACTAGGAACCATAATTGTCGTTTATTTTCTTCAGGCCAAAGCCGAATCCAGAAATGTAAGTTTCTGTTATTTACCCAACTGTCGCGTACTTCAGGATTTAAGAAAAAAGCCGCTTCATTACAGTGCGGAATCCGAAGCCACTTTAAAAGAAAATTGGGTAACATTACAGGATGTTAAGAACTGCATGCAATATGGCGATGTTGATTTCTCGAAAAGTAATGAGCCATTTAAAGGAGGCAAAATTTATTTTATAAAAGGCAAAAACACTAAAGGCGAACCAATTACGGTTTCCATGGTTAATTATTCAGACAAGGTCCTTCTGAACGAAATAAAAAAAGATTAA